TTTGTTCATGTAGAACAAGATTATACCAATGAGAAAGCATATTCAAGCAGTTATCCATATATTCAGAGAGAGTTTGCAAGCTATATGATTCAAAAAATCCTTCCGCATTTATCTGATGAACGAGTTCCTTACTGTTGATATCAGTGTATGAAGGGTAAGCTCCCAAATAGAGAAAGAACATTTTCAAACATTGATCTAAGTATTCATAGCTTGGGAAAAGTACCTCTGCTATCTGATCATATGCATCCACAAAGATTGAATTATGTTGTTTCTCTGCTACCTCGGTCCAAAATTTTGGTGTCTTGTCTTGTTTGGATAGGAGATCAGCAACTGTGACTATCATAAGTGGAAGACCTTCACACTTTTCGACAATCTTCTCTCCCAATTCTTCAAGGTGAGGAGGGAAACCCACTTCACCAAATACAATCTCACCAAATAATTTCttactttcttcttcattcaaCAAGCGTACTCGTTTATGTGGACATTCTTCAAATCCTTGTCGGCTTGTAAGCAAGATTCTGACATTCTCTCGTGGCAAGTTATCCATGAATCGTGTATCCCATTTCCATACATCATCCAACACAATGAGACATTTCTTATCCTTCAATCTCTCTTTCAAGAGTCCAACTAATTTCCGGTCATCATGGCTGCCGTCTGCTTGGGTAAGCATTTGGTGGTGAGTGCTGGGAtccacttgagcaagaacacaTCGTAAGGCTTCATTGGATTCAcattttctacccactttgaCCCATGCTCGAAGCTCGAAATGTGTCTGAATCAATGGATCATCAAATACTTTCTTAGCAACGGTGGACTTTCCAACCCCTGCCATCCCAATAACTGATAAACAATtcccttcatcttctccaagaAGATATTTCCTAGTATCTTCAAAAAACTCAGACAATCCAACCATGTGTGAGTTGATTCCACCAAAATCAATCCTTGATGCAATAGGTTCGCCTTCTTCTTCAGGCATATTCGCCACTTCAATATCATACTCCAACTCCATCACCGCGACCCTCTGGATGAAGCAATCAACACTCTGCTGCAGACTCTGCAGATCTACCGAGAAAGACAAGTGACCTCTTTCACTTTCGAGTTGTGGAAGAATCTGATCATAGAAATGAGATTCTAGTAAATCTTCGAATTCCCATACGGCCTCTTTGATTCGTTCATCCAAAGCATTCACCTTCGTCCTGATCTTACTGTAGCCGGTGTCGTCCAACTTTGACAGAGCAGTCAGCAAGCGATCCATGGCCTCGTCGGCAGGTCGTAAGACTTGTATAGAAGAGGCAGGAACCAGTGAAATGCGAGATGAATGTATAATATGGTCAATGGTATTCTTGAGAGAAATCGCAGCACCATAAGCCGCCATCACCTAAATAGTGGAGAGCTAGTGGCGGCGGCAGAGGTATAGGTGGTGAAGAGGGAGGAGCTAGTGGTGGTGAAGAGAGAGGGTTTTAACTTTTGAAATTGTGGGATGAAATGAAATTGCTTATCACGTGTATCGATTAACGGTAGTATAACAAATAACAATGGCATGcctgaaatattaattttcaatGACATCGATCGGGTGGAATCCCATATTTTGAGGGTGGTTATGGGAATTCTaaactttttttaatctttCATTCATTGTTGTCGTTACTAAGCTGGACAAATTGTATTGATTTGTGTAAACATGTGAAAAGAAAACCACAATTAAGATCATTGACCATTTATTTAGGGTCTGTTCACATGTCAGACGTAGTGAGAGGAAAAGCTACGTGGCCACGTTATGGTCAATGATCACGTACCATTAATTATCATGTTTGCATGTATATAGTAGTTATGGTCAATGGGATCATGTACCattaattatcatgtttgtaTCTATATAGTAGGAGATGGAGTAGAAAATGGCATAGGTCATCTGAAGTGCATTATGACTGGTCATAATAGGGCATTATGGT
This genomic interval from Salvia splendens isolate huo1 chromosome 13, SspV2, whole genome shotgun sequence contains the following:
- the LOC121762463 gene encoding putative late blight resistance protein homolog R1A-10, whose product is MAAYGAAISLKNTIDHIIHSSRISLVPASSIQVLRPADEAMDRLLTALSKLDDTGYSKIRTKVNALDERIKEAVWEFEDLLESHFYDQILPQLESERGHLSFSVDLQSLQQSVDCFIQRVAVMELEYDIEVANMPEEEGEPIASRIDFGGINSHMVGLSEFFEDTRKYLLGEDEGNCLSVIGMAGVGKSTVAKKVFDDPLIQTHFELRAWVKVGRKCESNEALRCVLAQVDPSTHHQMLTQADGSHDDRKLVGLLKERLKDKKCLIVLDDVWKWDTRFMDNLPRENVRILLTSRQGFEECPHKRVRLLNEEESKKLFGEIVFGEVGFPPHLEELGEKIVEKCEGLPLMIVTVADLLSKQDKTPKFWTEVAEKQHNSIFVDAYDQIAEVLFPSYEYLDQCLKMFFLYLGAYPSYTDINSKELVHQINAEGFFESYSLQTLSEYMDNCLNMLSHWYNLVLHEQNIGSWFLENTLSVHSCWQHLCKKEASKIKFLHVIQSCDDVMKDQRRLCAHCNTLFSFEQVYDAIKCDCASTARSLLCYGPYHEYPIPIHAMNFKLLRVLKADQVRLYHIPLEIMKLVCLKFLSLTCNKELPASVSNLIQLQSLIIEQHTNIKKRGAMSYMPVEVWNMQELEHIEVTGRDLPTPHSDATLEKLACLWGVSAKSCTREILKRISNLKRLEIVLELKPYDDDDDINPLSGLEYISTELHNLELLSYFVPNPEMRYECMVPLSMFSSSLTRLGLGGLGCSWKHMNDIGSLLPNLEDLFLSRYAFRGPEWEIESDCFLKLETLVIEDSDLVRWIAQQGSLPRLELLSVRHCYKLQQLDWARDPSMVATAAIELVECNPLVVASTKQFPESLFTVRCHSSF